AAAATACTTTATTTATTCAATTCTTCAGTATGGACAGACTGTTTGACAAATTCCCGCACTCCGACAAGAAAAGACAGtacgagtttctggaaacgCTTGGAGCAGGCTCGTTTGGCACTGTGCGAAGAGCAgtggtgaagaaaacaGGAAAGCCCGTGGCCGTCAAGATCATTCTCAAGTCTCGGCTCAAGGGCCATCTGGACGCCGTTCTGCGCGAAATCAAAGTTCTCGAGACTATCCAGCACGACCACATCGTCCGGTTGTTGGACTGGTTCGAAACAAAGCACAATTTCTACATCGTGACCCAGCTGGCTACTGGAGGCGAGTTGTTCGACAGGCTTATCAAGAAGACCTCCTTCACAGAGTCCGACGCCTGCAACATCGTTTACCAGCTGCTCACAGCCATTGATTACTTGCACAGCCACGGCATTGTCCACAGAGACATCAAGCCAGAAAACGTGCTATATCTCACGCCGGACGACCAATCGCCCGTGGTGCTTGCGGACTTTGGTGTCTCGAGacagctggaagaggaggCCACGGAGAAAATCACCGGCGTGGCAGGCTCGTACGGCTACATTGCTCCCGAGATCTACGCATCCGAGGGCTACGGCGAGCTGTATGGGCTGGGAAAAGGCGGCTACACCAGGTCCTGCGATATATGGTCTTTGGGTATCGTTACGTTCATTCTGATAGGTGGCTACTCGCCGATCCGGGCCGAGACGCCAGAGGAGTTCCTCGACGAGGTGCGCAGCAACAATTTCGTGGTTTTCCACCACAAGTATTGGCAGCATATTTCCGACAACGCAAAAGATTTCATTCTCAAGAGTCTGGACATCGACAACCGTCGCAGGCCTTCCGCGGCCCAGCTTTTGCAACATCCGTGGATTCTCTCGCACCTGGCCAAGCAGAAGCCCGAAAACGAGGCCAACATCATCGGAAACATCCGCGAGGGCTTCAATGCTCAAGACAAGCTGCGCAAGGCATTCCGACTTGTGCTTATCCGCAAcaagctccagaaactgcacGAGCTGCGCGAGGCGACCGACTCGAGTTTCGAGGAAGGAGAGGAGGATTTCATTTTCCATGGCAACTCGACCGACTCGCAGCTAATGGAGAACTTCGACAAGATGAAcatcaagaaacagcagccTGACCcgcagaaaatcaagagcGAGACACTGCAGGCCACGTTCCACAACATTGTCAAGGCAGCGCAGATCagcaaggacgagatccgCAGATACCAGGAGGAACAGGGATAGTGGCTACCTGCGGAGACGAGAGACCTCCGTCTTCAAGATGCGATCGTATTCGGTCATGGCGAGCgagttgagcagcaggccaATGTTTTTAGCCTGCTCCTCGGACTTGGACACTTTTTCCGATTCATAGCGATGTAGCATGGTTTCCGGGGCTCctgtcgagctcgccgaGTTTGGCGGCCCCACGCTTTTTTTCACAACAGGCTTTAGTCGACTGATTTGTTTCGAGACTTGGctaattttatttatctcCAGCAACTGGTCCTGCTCCGGCGCCTGCACCAGATCTTTGTACCAGAATTTTGAATTTAGGCTCTCGAAAACCTGCTCGTCTTTCTCGGACTTGAAAATGCTCACGTCCAAAGAGTAATATTTGTCTGCGTGGTGGCCCAGGTCGCGTTTTGCTGACTTCGGTTGCTGCGTCTCCAGCATCGCAAGATGCTCAGGGTAGTACGTGCGAAACGCTCCGATATCCACAAACCCCTGTTTTCGCGACTTCTCCGGGTCGATCACGACAGCGACGTACGGATCCTGGAATCCCTGGTTCAGTTCCTGTGTCTTGACATCAATTCCAGATAGCCAGCAGCCAAAACCAGGGTGAGAGTGGTACCAGCCAACAATATTCTCCGACCGATTGGACTGCTTCTTCTGATGTTCTAGAAATTGCAACATAAACTCGTACGCCTCGTTGAGCGGGTTCACACGGCTCTCAGTTCCCTGCACGGGAAGAGGATAGCTGTCCAGGACAACAATGTTGCCGTCGAAGATCTTGCCCGTCATCATGCCCATGATCTCGATGGACCCGCCTGAGCGTGCATGGAGACTCATTTTCATCAGCGCCAGACTGCTGATGTGCACAGTATGGAAAAAATGCGGGTCGGTCAGCCAGGCTTTAGACTCCAATGTCTTGTTGTCTGAGCTCTGCTCGTAGAACTTGCGCACCTGGTCTTTAGGAGTCACTCCAAGGCCAATGTTGCTTTCATTGGCCGGAAGCAGCTTGTCGGTGTCTGCTTCAGCCAGCTGCGACAGCGTGACACCAACATCCACCCAATGTGCcataaaaaattaaattaataaaataaaataaatttaaatgaaatcaaggaaattatttattaaaTCTATAAAGCGAggttctgcagcttctccCGAAGCAGCCCAACCAATTTTTCGTTTTTAAGGATTTCATCGACCTGGTGCTCTATATCCTGGTCTGCAGGAGACCTCTCGTCCATTATGACGGTGTCGAGATCCTCCGATGCTGTATCAGAGTGCATCTTGGAGAACTCATAGGACTCGGGCTCGATGCCATCCGTGCCGCGATAGACGTTCGGTCCTCTGCGGCGCATTCcatcctcttcctcctccgaTGAACTGGAGTACTCAGACGAGCTAATTGATGAGTCTGGCGAGACAGTTTTCTTGAAGATCGGTCTGAAATTGCTCCCGATGGAGATTGAAACCCGTTTccgcttcttcttcatcagctCAATCTCATCCACTTCGTAGAAATCGTCGGTCATCTCGTCGTACTGCCAGATCTTGAGGTCCAGCCCATATGGCTTGGGCTCTATGCAGTAAATATAGCCGTGCTGGACGTCCAGCTCCGTCAGCATCTCCTTGTTCAGGTTCATGAAATAGCAAAGTAATACCCTCGTAATCACTCTGTGCGAAATGATCAGGACGTTGTCGCGCAAacgctccagctccacgATCATGGGCCGCAGTCTGGATATCACATCTAAGTACGACTCTCCTCCAAGCCCTGGATATCTATAAGTCAGTTTCTCCGCCATTTGCGACCTGTACTCATCCACATACTTGGTCCTGAACTCCTCTTCGGTGATGGAGTCCAGCGAGCCGCAGCCTAGGTCGTTCAGCATGCGGAACGACTTGAAATGGAAATCGCCTCCGTCCTTTTCTTGTGGGAAGTATGAGGCTGTCTGCAACGTACGCTTGAGATTGGATGTCCAGATATTGAATTCTTGCTCCAGTTGCGGTTTGGTGTGGAATGAAAACTCGTCGTTGACATATTCTTTATTAAGGTGGCGGAGCTTAAACTCTTGtctctttttgcaaatgaACTTTGGCAATGCTCTAGCAAATTGCTCGCCTCTTTTGGTTAGCTTAGAATCGCCTCCCTTTCTATTCGCCAAGTTGAACTCCGACTCGCCGTTGACGGTCAGCCAAATCTGCCGGTCAGACAAGTTGAAGTTCAAAAGGAAGAAAACGCACTGCGACGAAAGATATCCGCTGATGTTGTACGAGACAACCTTCTTTCCGGCGTTCATAATCTTGACGTACTGGATGTCGTACttttcgttttccagctcttcctcctcgtcgatggtTTCGTAGACGGCTTGGTAGTTCTTGAGTCTATTGCGAAAGTCGTTCAAGGCCAGGTCTCTGTCCATGTCCTTGTAATCTGGTCCGCTCAGCTTCAGACGGATATTCTtctcgatcagctcctggTCCGTGCAGATGCTTTCTAGAAACAGGATTTTCACGGCGCCCTCGGTGCGTTTGGTGATCGTCTCGATAATCCACGATCTGCGGGCCTTGGTTGTATTTGTAGCGTCGAAAATGCCAACGTTGCCCTGTTCAACCAGCAGGAACTGGATCAGGTCGTCGAGCGTCTCGCGTGCCCACTGTTCTCTCTGGTGGAAGGAGTCTTTGTTGGAGTGATCGAAAAAATTGGCGTCGTGGCTGGTCCTGTCGAGCGTCGGGCCTTGGACGGGGTACCCGCTGGGCTTGGCGTTTTTCTGGCGCCGCGTGTTGCCCACGTTGAAGATTTTTGTGTTGTATTGCATCCAGTTGAGATATCGCTGAAGCTTCTTAGTAATATACGATTTGCCAGTGGCTGGAAGCCCCACGCAGATGATAGCCAGCTTCAGAGCCTCGCTGCCCGTATCGCCCTTGGAGGGCAGCAAATTCAGCTGGTTCTGCTCCGATCCGTTGCTATTCACCACGTGCAAATTCATGGTCTGGCCCGGGATAGAGATGGCGGACGTCAACGcggacgaggacgaggctCTCGACATGATCATCGGCGAGTTGAGCTTGGACGATGTGAGCGAGCTTACCGCGGTGGCAGTCCCGAAGCTTGTGTCGCCGGCGTCCATCTTTTGTTTTAGCGGCAAATAAACAGGTCCAACAAGGTCGTTaaactttttcttttcgtGGCCCCTCTTATCTTGCCcctaaatttttttttccactgATACTCCGACAGGGTCACGGATTTGTGGCAAGCAAGCAGAATATGAGATTTGCAGATTTTATTGCAACGTCGCGGGGCCGATAGTCGCTGGGCTAGGTGAGATATGCACGGATCAGATCTTGCGATCGGGGTGGTGACCACTGGGGGTTTTTTATGGCCAGCCAGGTGGACTTGCTCCATTTCTCCGGGATGAGTCAAAGACAAAAGAAAGAGGTAGCCTCGAACGGAGAAATGGTGGCCATGGTGGTGATCGCGCACACCTTGCACCAGACAGTGGAGCACTGCCAAACTCCGGCTCCACTATGGCGTTGGAATATGGCATCGGCACATTATGCATTGCTTATGTCATGTGGTGATGAAAAACTCACTGACTAGTTGAAATATTTCTTCCAAAATATAATGCTGATGCTGCAGAGAGTCTCGAAAGCGCGCGTTGCTGGGCCTGTGGGCGCGCTACTGCGTTGGTCGTCCACCGTTCGCCTCACAGCAGAGTCGTATCCGCAGGTAAAGCGGCTGGACTTCGGCCAGATCACGCCGCAGACAGTCGACTTCTTCAAGTCTGTGGTTGGCGAGTCCGCCGTCGTGACCGACCAGGACGACCTTCTGTTCTACAACGAGGACCAGATGCGCAAGTACCGCGGACAGTCGTCGCTATGTGTCAAGCCCAAGACCACGCAGCAGGTGTCAGAGATCGTGAAGTACTGCCACGAGCACAAGCTGGCCCTGGTGCCCCAGGGCGGCAACACGGGGCTTGTGGGCGGGTCTGTGCCCGttttcgacgagatcgtGCTGTCGCTGAGCGGGATGAACAAGATCCGCTCGTTCGACCACACGTCGGGTATTCTGAAAGCGGACGCAGGCTTAATTTTGGAAAATGCCGACAACTTTCTCGCGGAGAATGGCTACATCTTCCCGCTCGACCTGGGCGCCAAGGGTTCGTGCCACATCGGCGGCAATGTTGCGGCCAACGCTGGCGGcctgcggctgctgcgATACGGCTCTTTGCACGGCTCTGTGCTGGGTCTGGAGGTGGTGCTACCAGACGGCACCATCTACGACAGTATGAACGCCCTGCGGAAGGACAACACGGGCTACGACCTGAAACAGCTATTTATCGGCTCGGAGGGCACGCTCGGCGTCATCACAGGCGTCTCGATCCTGTGTCCAGCACGGCCCAAAGCCGTCAACATTGCATTTCTCGGACTGGAGTCATACGAGGCTGTGCAGAACACTTTCAAAAGAGCCAGGTCGGAGCTGTGCGAGGTTTTGTCTGCGTTTGAGTTCATGGACAGACAGTCGCAGTGGCAGGCCAAGCGGTTCCTCAAGACGTCGCATCCGCTCGCCCAGGATGACCCAGACGTCGACGTGCCAGAGTATCCGTTCTATGTGTTGATTGAGACGTCTGGCTCGTGCAAAGAGCACGACgacgccaagctggagacgtttttggagtCGATCATGGAGGACGGCACGGTCGCAGACGGCGTGGTGTCACAGGACGAGTCGCAGCTCAAAACTCTTTGGACCTGGAGAGAAGGTATCAGTGAAGCTAGTAATATGGACGGCGGAGTGTACAAGTACGACGTTTCGCTGCCTCTGCCGGTGATGTACGACCTGATCGAGGTTTTGCGGGCGAGACTGGACGAGCACGGGCTGCGCTCGATCAGCGACGCGTCGAAGCCAGTCGTCGACGTTGTCGGCTACGGCCACATTGGCGACGGCAACGTCCATGTGAACGTTATTGTGAGAGAGTACAATAAAACGGTGGAAAAATGTCTGGAGCCGTACGTTTACCAGTGGATCAGCGACCACCACGGGTCGATTTCCGCGGAGCACGGTCTGggcttccagaagaaaaactACATCGGCTACTCCAAGTCGGAGGTGGAAATTGCGTTGATGAAAGATATCAAAAGCAAGTTTGATCCGCAGGGAATCATGAACCCATACAAGTACTTATagaaacagaaaaattgaaccTAATTCTTATCGTCGTCGGGATTCGCAACtttgagcacttttttGTAGTAGTCGGCCGCGTCGGCGAGCGAGCCGTCGCTCAGGCGTCTGCGGCCGAGCATTATTCGCCCAGACCCAGACCCGTTGTCGGAAGAGTAGAGGTCGTCTTCGGCAGAGGCAAACGGATCGCGGTTTGACTTGAGCGCCTCCTCGTACGCGAGATCGTCCACGGCCGTGTCGTCGCCGCTGTCGCGGCGTCttctgaaaatcaagaagaaaattcCGCCGATCAGGATCGACGCCCCGACAGCGCCGCCCACGGCTCCTCCGATGATGGCTCCCTTGTTTGACGATTTGGAGCCCGAGCGCGAGCTCGAGTCTGCGGATGCGGATGCAgacgacaagcttgtggatTGCGTGATATACACCACCGTGGTCTGTTTCGAGCCCTCCTCGCTCACCGTCGACGTGAGCACCGTGGCGGTCATGGTTGGAgacgtggacgagctcgagctttGGGAGCTCGTTGTGGGTGTTTGTGTTGAGGATGTGGATTCCTGtgtggagctggaggagctggttgAATGTGTTGTTTGTGCGGTgttcgacgacgacgacgacgggacggacgacgacgacgaggctgaggacgacgtgctggacgacacGCGggacgagctggtgctcGATGACGAGCCCGAGCTCGACGAGTTCTCGTACACGTCGTTGTCGCTCAGCCCGTACACCGTGTAGGCGTCGCTACCTCCGCACTTCTCAGATGGATACCCAACACAAGAGGTGTCACAGCTATTTGAGGAgtcggacgacgacggctCTTCATCGCCGCAATAGCACTCATTTCCGTTTGTCAGGGCGATGTATTTGTAGGCGGAGCACTCTGACGAGCAATGGGAGCTCGACTGCCAGGTGTAGGTGCCCTTGGACACATAAGAGGAAGGGATGTCGGAAAAGCAACCGATGCTGGACAAGGCCGAAGTCGCGGGTATCAAAGCGAAAATAAATAGGTTTGTCTTCATGGTGTAACGAAAGTCCGGGGTCGCGCTTGCGCGATAGATCAAAAACGAAAGAATCCGGCGATGTGTTTAAGGtgaagaagcttgttgttTTAGAAAAGTTTTTAAAGGAGTGAAAAAGGAATGGGGGGTTGGCGGCGCGCGACCGCGTCGGGTgccgtcgatcgacggtcaggaaaaaaaaaacactcaaaaaaaaaagccaatTATCCTATTCTTTCTGTTGATGCATACCACCGTCCCGCCTCTCGAAAAGGCCATATACGATGAGTTGACCGCCATCCGGCAACGTCTGTCGCTAATCAAGCGCGACCACAAGACATATATGAATTCCAAGAGCATAGGAGAAATATATGACCAGGTCCTGAGCAAAGTCAAAGAGCTGCGGGCAATTCGGCCCACAGAAGGGGCCGCCGAAGGCGAGTACCCCAACAAGGTGGACATcctggtggacgagattTTCCAATTGCTGAGTCTGTGCTTTGTCACGTGCGGATTGAAGAACACGGCGCCTGCTACGTATGCTTCGCTGTCCACTGTGCAACGATTGCTTGAGCACCTGAACGAAAACGAGATCTTCACGCACCAGGATCTGGACCCGATCAGAGACCGGCTGGACGAGATTGCCAAGATTATCAACTCGGACGAAACCACGTCTTCGGAAGAGCTCAGTCTGCTGAAGAGCAAGCTAGAGCAGTCTTATAGGGAGTATAGAGTTCTggaggacaaaatcaacaagctgccCAAAAATGTGCAGAAAATCATGGACAGACTGATCACGCTCAAGTACCGCATACTGGAGGTGATCACGAGCGACGACGCCGCCAACAGAGACGACCTCAAGGTGTTTTCCAATCAGCTGGAACAGATCCAGCTCGCGTGCGAGCTCGAGTTCTCCAAAGAGGATCATCCTAAGGGTGAGGGAGTGTTAAAGGGGCTCATTGATGACTGTCACTATCTCATCCAGGACATGAAGATCGGCGAGGACATGGTGAGTCCAGAGCTCGCCGACATTTATAACCAGCTAGAAAAACTCAAGTCGACGCTTGAAAACCTGCTTGTCACCAGAAGATGGGTCCTTCGAACAACAGACATCTTCAATTACCAGCGAACGCTCAACCAGATCGACAAACTGCGTGTGGACGGCTACTTCggcaagaaagagctgcgCGGCCAGGCTGTGCTGCTGTACCTACTCAGACGGTGCTATGCCATAATATacaagcttttggagagctcTGAGCCTGTCAGCGAGAGTCTGCAGCCGCTGCACAACCAGCTGACGACGGTGCGGCGGTGTCTTTTGGATTTGAAACGGATGGGAGGGATTTCGTCGATCCGCGAGCTGTATCCGTACCAGATGAAGCTGGCGTCCGTGGACAACATGCGAGAGGACGGGAAGTTTATGATTGACGGACAAATACCCGAGGGCCAGGGGACGTTGAACGCGCTGCTGGCGGAATGTTTCGACATAGTgcacgagctcaagatcgagtTTTACGAGAAAGACGAGAACGAGAGAaaggacgacgagacgaAATTCCAGGCCAACGTGATAGGCACCAAGGCACAGGAGACGAATTACGACTACAACATCATGGAACCAGATTCCAATGAGGAGGACAATTTGGCAGTATTCAATGAGAGTATAGGCGAAAGCGAGACGGACGGCGATTTATAACGAGATCTGtgaataaataaataaaataaatatttaGAGTATTTGGCTTCCCCTCACCAGCCTAGAATTTGTGAGTGAGGATCGGCTTGTCTTCTCCGTCGGCGAGTCCGAGCGTCTTTGGCGTAAGAAAGTCCCGTCTCTTCAGGTATGGCGCACCGACCTCGTCTCTATCCAGGTCCTCGCGCTCGTTGAGGTGTTGCTCCACAATGAACATCTTGTACGTCTCCAGACGGTGTTTGCGACACTCGATGTAGTCCTGTCGCAGCGGCAGGCATTCCGTTCTGTCGGCAGTGGTGGAGCTGGTCATACACTCCAATGCACTTTGGAAAAGACCAAAACACTTGTTTGGCCCGCCGTGTCTAGACACTTGCTGAAGAGGAGCCATGGGAAataataatttaatttaatatatataaaaaaattattttaattattttttaatgTTTTCTGGGGAACCACAAAGAGTCGCAAGACTGGACGGGTTCGAAGTCCCAACGCTACTAAATGTGTCCCTGACACCAGAACAGCTCGAGGCCGTGCAGGTTATGGTGCGGATCGAGGAAATCAACCGGATGATCCAGACAGATTCTTTTGTTCCTCCCACAAGAACAAGGTCCCCGTCTCCGCCACCGGTGTACGATGCGAGCGGGAAAAGAACCAACACGCGTGAACAGCGCTACAGAAGACGGTTTGAGACCGAAAGAGGCCGCTTGATAGAAAACGCGCTGCGAAACATCCCCGACTAccggcctcctccagattATCGCAGACAGACCAAGACAAGTGACAAATTGTACATTCCGGCCCGTGAGCACCCCGAAATCAACTTTATCGGGCTGTTGATGGGGCCCAGAGGCCACACGTTGAAGAAGATCCAGGAAAAAAGCGGCGCAAAGATCGGGATCAGAGGCAAAGGGTCTGTGAAAGAAGGTAAAAACACGGCCCTTATACGACCGGACCAAAACAATCTAGACGACGACTTGCACTGCCTCATCACGGCCGACTCGGAAGAGAAGATCCAGAAGGCCATGAAGCTGTGCAGCGAGATCATCCAGGGCGCGATCAGCGCTCCCGAGGGCCAGAACGAGCACAAACGGGACCagctcaagcagcttgccaTTCTGAACGGAACACTGCGGGCTTCGGACGAGAAACTGTGTCTGAACTGCGGCGAGAAGGGCCACAAGAGGTACGAGTGTCCAAATCTCGGGAAACAAAATTTTGCTCAGTCGTTGGTGTGTTCGCGCTGCGGCA
This window of the Ogataea parapolymorpha DL-1 chromosome VII, whole genome shotgun sequence genome carries:
- a CDS encoding Conserved hypothetical membrane protein; the encoded protein is MTATVLTSTVSEEGSKQTTVVYITQSTSLSSASASADSSSRSGSKSSNKGAIIGGAVGGAVGASILIGGIFFLIFRRRRDSGDDTAVDDLAYEEALKSNRDPFASAEDDLYSSDNGSGSGRIMLGRRRLSDGSLADAADYYKKVLKVANPDDDKN
- a CDS encoding COP9 signalosome complex subunit 5 — protein: MAHWVDVGVTLSQLAEADTDKLLPANESNIGLGVTPKDQVRKFYEQSSDNKTLESKAWLTDPHFFHTVHISSLALMKMSLHARSGGSIEIMGMMTGKIFDGNIVVLDSYPLPVQGTESRVNPLNEAYEFMLQFLEHQKKQSNRSENIVGWYHSHPGFGCWLSGIDVKTQELNQGFQDPYVAVVIDPEKSRKQGFVDIGAFRTYYPEHLAMLETQQPKSAKRDLGHHADKYYSLDVSIFKSEKDEQVFESLNSKFWYKDLVQAPEQDQLLEINKISQVSKQISRLKPVVKKSVGPPNSASSTGAPETMLHRYESEKVSKSEEQAKNIGLLLNSLAMTEYDRILKTEVSRLRR
- a CDS encoding D-lactate dehydrogenase [cytochrome] 2, mitochondrial, whose amino-acid sequence is MLMLQRVSKARVAGPVGALLRWSSTVRLTAESYPQVKRLDFGQITPQTVDFFKSVVGESAVVTDQDDLLFYNEDQMRKYRGQSSLCVKPKTTQQVSEIVKYCHEHKLALVPQGGNTGLVGGSVPVFDEIVLSLSGMNKIRSFDHTSGILKADAGLILENADNFLAENGYIFPLDLGAKGSCHIGGNVAANAGGLRLLRYGSLHGSVLGLEVVLPDGTIYDSMNALRKDNTGYDLKQLFIGSEGTLGVITGVSILCPARPKAVNIAFLGLESYEAVQNTFKRARSELCEVLSAFEFMDRQSQWQAKRFLKTSHPLAQDDPDVDVPEYPFYVLIETSGSCKEHDDAKLETFLESIMEDGTVADGVVSQDESQLKTLWTWREGISEASNMDGGVYKYDVSLPLPVMYDLIEVLRARLDEHGLRSISDASKPVVDVVGYGHIGDGNVHVNVIVREYNKTVEKCLEPYVYQWISDHHGSISAEHGLGFQKKNYIGYSKSEVEIALMKDIKSKFDPQGIMNPYKYL
- a CDS encoding Component of the commitment complex, which encodes MFSGEPQRVARLDGFEVPTLLNVSLTPEQLEAVQVMVRIEEINRMIQTDSFVPPTRTRSPSPPPVYDASGKRTNTREQRYRRRFETERGRLIENALRNIPDYRPPPDYRRQTKTSDKLYIPAREHPEINFIGLLMGPRGHTLKKIQEKSGAKIGIRGKGSVKEGKNTALIRPDQNNLDDDLHCLITADSEEKIQKAMKLCSEIIQGAISAPEGQNEHKRDQLKQLAILNGTLRASDEKLCLNCGEKGHKRYECPNLGKQNFAQSLVCSRCGNIGHLARDCKADLEETARHGRDLEMMMRDLEGEADGYAQSEMTQIEWSNAAPEAVSTADAPAVSSSPPAIAAPPGMKLGTTPMFAPPPPKMSPPPKMAPPPMPKHLKLPITKKADTD